The genome window AGTGGCACGGCCTATGTCTGCAACGTGCGCTATGTCCCGATCGCGGGCTATAAGCTGGGCAAAGCCGGGGGAAGCGATTATGCAACCGGAAATACGGGTATAGAAGTTTGGCTTGTACCGTTGCCGGAAGCAGGTTTAATAGTACCCTACTACGTGCATGTGCCGACCCCCGCAGGCACCGCTTCCCTGGTAACAGCGACATTCAACGTGGAAACGGCCGGGGGGCGTCACGCACTCGCCGAGTGAAGAGGGGACAAACACGGGCTACCATTCGCGACGATAGGCTGAGCTGCCAACGAAATCAGGGCCGGCTCGCTTTATTGCCGCAGGCGCACCTCTTCGCACACGCCTTGCGCCGAAGCCTGATACATAATCACCAACAGCGTGCGGTTTATCAGAAAGTCCGCTCATGAGCGCATCAACGCAGACGGCTTCCATCAAGCCATCCCAGTCCCGTCATGTTACGGCGGTGCTAGGTCCGACGAATACCGGCAAGACGCACCTCGCCATCGAGCGCATGCTCGGTCACGAGAGCGGATTGATTGGCCTGCCGCTCAGGCTTCTCGCGCGTGAAGTCTATGACAAGATCGTCGCGCAGATCGGTCCGCGAGACGTTGCGCTCATCACGGGCGAAGAGAAGATCAAGCCCGAACGCCCGCGCTATTACGTCTGCACTGTCGAAGCGATGCCGCGCGATGTGGAGGTGGACTTCCTCGCCGTCGACGAAATCCAGCTTGCTGCCGACCCAGACCGTGGCCACGTCTTCACCGACCGCCTGTTCCACTCGCGCGGGACGAGCGAGACGCTGCTGCTCGGCGCCGCGACGATGACGGACGCGATCCGCGAACTCATCCCCGGCGCGAACTTCATCGCACGACCGCGCCTGTCGAAGCTGACCTACTCCGGCCAGAAGAAGATCACGCGGCTGCAAAGCCGCTCCGCCATCGTGGCGTTTTCCGCGAACGACGTCTACGCCATCGCCGAGTTGATCCGCCGCCAACGCGGCGGCGCGGCCGTGGTGCTCGGCGCGCTCTCGCCCCGTACGCGCAACGCGCAGGTCGCGCTGTATCAGAATGGCGACGTGGATTTCATCGTCGCGACTGACGCCATCGGAATGGGCCTCAATCTCGACGTGGATCATGTCGCCTTTGCGGGCACCCGCAAGTTCGACGGGCGGAACCACCGGGACCTCACTCCCGCCGAGATCGCCCAGATCGCTGGTCGCGCCGGTCGCCACCTGAACGACGGCACCTTCGGCGTCACCGCCGATGTCGAGCCCTTCGATCAGGAAGTCGTCAACAAGCTCGAAAACCACGATTTCGAGCCGGCAAAGCTGCTCCAGTGGCGCAACACCCGCCTCGATTTCGACAGCGTGGACCGGCTGAAGGACAGCCTGCGCCAGTTGCCCGACCATCCACGCCTCACGCGCGTGCGCACCGCCGATGACGTCGAGGCTCTCGACCTCGCTGCAAGCGATCCGCGCATCGCCGAACTCGCGTCCGGTATCGGCTCGGTGAAGCGGCTTTGGGACGTTTGCCAGATACCGGATTACCGCAAGGTAGGCCCGAGCCAGCATGGCGAACTCGTCGCCACCCTCTACAAGCACATCATGACGGGCGAAGGCCACATCCCGGAAGATTGGTTCGCCCAGCAGGTCGAACAGGCCGACCGCACGGACGGCGACATCGATACGCTGTCGAACCGCATCGCGCATATCCGCACGTGGACGTTCGTCTCGAACCGCTCCGAGTGGCTCAATGATCCTGAGCAGTGGCAGGGCAAGACGCGCGAGATCGAGGATCGGCTCTCCGACGCCCTGCACGAGCAACTGACGCAACGCTTCGTCGACAAGCGCACGAGCGTGCTCATGAAGAGCATGCGCGACAAGGACAGCCTCTTCGCCGAGATCGAGAAGGATGGCCGCGTCGTCGTCGAGAAGCACTATGTTGGCAAGCTCGAAGGCTTCTGCTTCACGCCCGACCTCGAAGCCACATCTGGAATCAACGGCAAGGCCGCGCGCAACGCCGCCGCCAAGGTGCTGGTGCACGAACTCGCCGCCCGCGCGGACCGTCTCGCCGCCGCCCCGGATACCGGCTTCACGCTGACGCGCGAGGGGCGGATCGTCTGGGAAAATCAGGAGATCGGCAAGCTCGCCGCGAGCGACGATCCGCTGAAGCCGACTTTCGCGCTGAATTCGGACGAGCATCTCGCTGCCATCGACAAGGAAAATATCGGCAAGCGCGTCGAGACGTGGCTTCAGCACTATATCGAGGTGCGCCTCAAGCCGCTGGTCGAGATCGCGAAAGCCGAGGAAATCACCGGGCTTGCGCGAGGCATTGCGTTCCGGCTGCGCGAGAATTTCGGCATCCTGAAGCGCGACACCGTGGCCGAGGAGATAAAGACGCTCGACCAGGACGGCCGCGCCCAGCTTCGCAAATATGGCGTTCGCTTCGGCGCGCATCACATCTACTTCCCGCTGCTGCTGAAACCGGCGGCCGCCGACCTTCTGCTGCTGTTCTGGCTCCTGAAGAGCGGCGCTGAGCATAATCTCACGCCGGGTTCCATCGGGGATGCGCCGCGCCAGGGGTTGACCTCGGTGCCGAAGACAGCCGAGGTGCCGGAGGCGTTCTATCGCGCGGCCGGTTTCCAGGTGTGCGGACCTCGCGCCGTGCGCATCGACATGCTGGAGCGGCTCGCCGATATCGTCCGTCCGCTCACGACGTGGAAGCCAACCGACACCAACGCTGAGCCACCGGCTGGCGCGGCGGGCGGCGGAGCATTCCGTATCCGGCCCGAGATGATGTCCATCATGGGCTGTTCCGCCGAAGAGCTGGGCGCGATCCTCGAGTCGCTCGGCTTCCGCCGCGAAAGACGCCCGATCAAAAAGGCTCCGGCCGCCGAGATCGCGCAGACATCGACAGGCGTGGCTTCGCCGGACGAAGTTGCGACGGGCGCATCGAGCACTGTCGTGACGGAAGCCGCCGCAGAGGCGCCGGTTATCGAGACGGAAGGCGAAATCACGCCCGAAAGCGCGCCGCAGGCTTTCTCGCAGGCCGAGCATGAAGACGCCGCACCCGTCGAGCCGGCGCAGGAAGAAGCCGTTGAAGCGGCCGCCACTGAGGCGCAGGACGTGGCAGTATCGAACGCAGATGCTCCCGCATCTGTCTCCGCCGAGCCCGCCGCCGCTGACGATGCGGTGCCTGCCGAGCCGGAGTTTGAGGAAGTCTGGCGTTTCCGTCGGCCGAAGCCGAAATTCGAGCGTGGCGAAGGGCAGGGCGACCGCCGTTCGCAGCATCGCCGCCACGGCGCCGCTGGTCAGGGCGCCGCAGGTCAGGGCGAGCGCGGTGGTCAGCGACAGCCGGGAGAACGCGGGCCGCGTCCGCGCTCCGACAACGCGCCGCAACCGGCAATCGCCGTCGGCACGGACGCACCCGCCGGACAGCCCGAGGGCGCAGCCGCGAGCGGCGATCACGCGCCGCGTCGCGATTTCTCGCGGGACCGGAGCGGGCCGCGCGATCAGAACCGCGAACGGGGCGACCGCAATCGCCAGCCGCGTTCCGATGGCAACCGTGACCGCCCGCAAGGCGCGCGTCCGGGCGAGGCGCCTCGCGCCGACAATGCTGAACGCCGCACGGGTGGCGGCCAGCCGAACAGGCCACAACATCAACGGTCCGATCGGCCGAACGACCGCAATCGCGACTCGCTGCCCCCGCGTCCGCAGGGCAGACAGCAGATCGCGGCAAGCGCCGCGCCGAAGCGAGCGTCTGGCGGAGTCGATCCGGATTCACCCTTCGCCGCGCTGAGCAAGCTCAAGGAGCGCCTCGAAAAGCAGACTGAGGATCAGACCGCTTGACGGCATCGGATGAGCAGCGCCTCGACAAGTGGCTCTGGCACGCGCGGTTCGTGAAATCGCGCAGCCTTGCCGCGAAGCTGATCGAGGAAGGCTGCATCCGGGTCAACCGCCAGCGTGTCGTGAAAGCCGCGACCTGCATCAAGTGCGGCGACGTGCTGACGGCAAGCTTGTTCGGAGACGTGCGCGTCATCGAGATACGCGGAATCGGCGAGCGGCGTGGGCCTCCCGACGAAGCCGCCGCGCTCTATTGCGAGCGACTGGGCTCACCGCCATCAACTTCTCGGAACGGCGAAGGCGGCGAGTCGGACGCTTGAGCCTGAGCCTTTGGGGGCGAAGCAAATACCGGTTCCTTGTGGAGAGAACTGCAAGCGCCGCCGCGAAGGTTCCGCCCGACACTTCTCGACACATCCTGAAGCAAGGTAGAGCGTTGTCGCGTTTGCTGGAGTTCAAAGCGGCTCCGGGCTTTTGCTTGATGGCGTGTCGGCGACCTCTGCGGGTTGCATCATATTCGACAGACGTAGCATTGCGCCGCCTCAAATTCCGGCGTCGTCCGTAAGTCGGCGCTTAGCGATCTACTGGAACAACCATCATCACCTGCTCTATATCGTGTCGAAGGTAGATGGCGCGGCGCTCTGGGCCAACATGCACCTCCTGTTCTGGCTGTCGCTGATCCCCTTCGCGACCGCATGGATGGGCGAGAACCACTTCGAGAAACTTCCCACAGCCCTCTACGGCATCG of Rhodomicrobium vannielii ATCC 17100 contains these proteins:
- a CDS encoding RNA-binding S4 domain-containing protein; its protein translation is MTASDEQRLDKWLWHARFVKSRSLAAKLIEEGCIRVNRQRVVKAATCIKCGDVLTASLFGDVRVIEIRGIGERRGPPDEAAALYCERLGSPPSTSRNGEGGESDA
- a CDS encoding helicase-related protein, with product MSASTQTASIKPSQSRHVTAVLGPTNTGKTHLAIERMLGHESGLIGLPLRLLAREVYDKIVAQIGPRDVALITGEEKIKPERPRYYVCTVEAMPRDVEVDFLAVDEIQLAADPDRGHVFTDRLFHSRGTSETLLLGAATMTDAIRELIPGANFIARPRLSKLTYSGQKKITRLQSRSAIVAFSANDVYAIAELIRRQRGGAAVVLGALSPRTRNAQVALYQNGDVDFIVATDAIGMGLNLDVDHVAFAGTRKFDGRNHRDLTPAEIAQIAGRAGRHLNDGTFGVTADVEPFDQEVVNKLENHDFEPAKLLQWRNTRLDFDSVDRLKDSLRQLPDHPRLTRVRTADDVEALDLAASDPRIAELASGIGSVKRLWDVCQIPDYRKVGPSQHGELVATLYKHIMTGEGHIPEDWFAQQVEQADRTDGDIDTLSNRIAHIRTWTFVSNRSEWLNDPEQWQGKTREIEDRLSDALHEQLTQRFVDKRTSVLMKSMRDKDSLFAEIEKDGRVVVEKHYVGKLEGFCFTPDLEATSGINGKAARNAAAKVLVHELAARADRLAAAPDTGFTLTREGRIVWENQEIGKLAASDDPLKPTFALNSDEHLAAIDKENIGKRVETWLQHYIEVRLKPLVEIAKAEEITGLARGIAFRLRENFGILKRDTVAEEIKTLDQDGRAQLRKYGVRFGAHHIYFPLLLKPAAADLLLLFWLLKSGAEHNLTPGSIGDAPRQGLTSVPKTAEVPEAFYRAAGFQVCGPRAVRIDMLERLADIVRPLTTWKPTDTNAEPPAGAAGGGAFRIRPEMMSIMGCSAEELGAILESLGFRRERRPIKKAPAAEIAQTSTGVASPDEVATGASSTVVTEAAAEAPVIETEGEITPESAPQAFSQAEHEDAAPVEPAQEEAVEAAATEAQDVAVSNADAPASVSAEPAAADDAVPAEPEFEEVWRFRRPKPKFERGEGQGDRRSQHRRHGAAGQGAAGQGERGGQRQPGERGPRPRSDNAPQPAIAVGTDAPAGQPEGAAASGDHAPRRDFSRDRSGPRDQNRERGDRNRQPRSDGNRDRPQGARPGEAPRADNAERRTGGGQPNRPQHQRSDRPNDRNRDSLPPRPQGRQQIAASAAPKRASGGVDPDSPFAALSKLKERLEKQTEDQTA